The Primulina eburnea isolate SZY01 chromosome 12, ASM2296580v1, whole genome shotgun sequence genome includes the window GCATGTAGAATGCTGAGACATACCTATCGATTCTATCCAGAATCAGGTCACTTGCAGTCTGTAAACTGGTATTTTCGCAATCACCTGACTTTCTTTTGATCGATGTTGAGTCTTTGGTAATGAAGCTTTCAGTGGAATCAACATCCTGCAGAATTAAAGAAAGCGTAAACAAACACACAGATGCTCATGTACTATGACAAGAAAATTTACCAATTAAAAGCAGATGATATTAAGTACAGTAATCAAGATTCAGGAGATTTGGTTGCGAAAATTTAAAGGCATTATGATTAAAGAGTATGGCCGCACCAAAAGATTGAATAAGAAAGTCGAAATGAGACTCCCATTTCAGATAAAGACCAACCTTAGTCCCATCAGGCATTGAGCCCTTGGATTCGACATTCTTGACTTCAACCACATTAAGCCCACCAGTTCCCACTTCTGATGAATTTGGACCTTCCAAAGAAGGGATTTGGAGATTTAGCTCCACTTTCTCCTCCCCATATACATGATTCTGTTCCAATTCCAAATCTTGATTCTTTTTCATATCGTTCTCAATAACCAGAGAATTCGAACTTTCCATGGATTGCAATTTCTCTTGCTGTATTTCTTTATCTTGCCATGTTTCTACATCCATATCATGAATTGTTGGAAAAATAGGCCTTAGTGGAAACGTCTCCACTACAACATTAGACCTCTTATGAGATGTTATGACTTGATATGTTTCTACTTTGTCTCTCTCTTTCTGTCCATCCGGAATCGACATAACTACTGACTCGGTATATGTTCGCTGTCTGAACTCTTTGAATTTTTCTCCGTTGACTCCCTCATCATCGCTATTAACATATTGCTCGCTACCATGCCTCTGACTTCCCGGTCCGCCAATTTTATGGCCAGATGGGAGAGTACTCTCTTCACTATAGGCTTGATGATGAACGGGAACGGCATCAATCACAACGGAATCaaattcttgatttttttcACAGGGCTCACTCCCATTAACAGCATTTGCAAATACTGACGAATCGGTTTTAGGTTCGATAGATAAAGATCCTAGTGGGTGTTGTTCGATAAAAACAGAATAATCATAATCATCCACAAGCACTTTAGGTGGAGCTAATACTCTATTCTCTTGAATAATCTCCCGAACGATTTCTCGAACAGTATAGAAAGAGCCACCAACTTCTTTGTGCGTAAGATTGAGTGAAGGAAAATTCCCGTTATTCGATTTTTGATACCTGCAAGCAGTTACAATAAAAACATATAACTAAATGTGACAAACCTAAAGGGTATCAGTCATCactaatataataaaattacaCGAGAAGCATCAAGTTAGCAATGAAAAATAAATGGCAATCATACTCATCCATTTTTTCACCCTCAAACAAGAATAACCACACATGGAAAATCCCCATCTAATTTTAAATCGAGAAATAGATAGCTGTCACTTGTCAGTagataaatgaaaataaaaaatatgatattttgaaCTAAGAAGAGGAAACATTTATACAAAAACGAAGAATATCTTAGAGGCAAGACTCAACTCTATGCTATAACGTGAGTTTTAAGTAGGACAATCAATCAATACGATATCAGACTCATGCTAAAAGCCGCAATATCAACTCGAGGCACTCCACTTAGCAGAACTGCAAGCATCTACTTCAAGAAAAAGTGGACAAAGATAGAATACCTCATCTTCTCTCATGCAAGTAAAGCTCGTACATGCACTAAGGAATCCCCTCTCACTACCAATCATAAAAATGAACATGTTCCATCCGATGGTTGAGGAAGCCTTGACTGACGCAAACTTCAAGCTTATATATGACTATTAAGAAAACTTCTCGTTCCTCATATAATATGAAGTGGGATGGAGGAGAGAGAATATAGAAAGAATTGGGTAGTAGATGATGTTCCGGCTCATTCGACATGTACGATTGCAAAATATGCAGTTGTAGGAACAGGATTTAAAAGAACAATAAGCATATAGAGATTACTTCTTTATGTAAGATTCAACCATATCCTTTCGCTCTTCTTTGGAGCGCCTAATCCGAGACTTCTTTCTCCCCGAGTCATTGCTCGTAGCAAGGGCAAATGCCTGCCCAACCCAGCCACCTTTAATTGCATGCATGGCCTAGGTAGGTCTAGCAAGGCCAAAGACCCAAATCTACAACATGAAGGAAAAAGAGAGCTTCAACAAAATTTCGTCTAGGGAGCATGTCTATCTATGCGTACAGAAATATGGCATTTGACATATGTGTTGTAGCAAAGTATCTCAAACAGAAACCATATAAATATTCTTGATGTTGAACAGCCATTCTAACAAGCGAATTATTGCTTGCTAAAGAATCCAGTTAGTTCACGTAGTGAATTTCAAATTGACTGCCTCTTAGAGTACAATTGTTGCAAGAGCATGTCTTAACAGAATTGACGCCACTGGGACCGCTTAGATATGTTCAAACACCAGAAAACATGCACAGATTTATTGGGATGTTGGTGTCCTCCCATAATAAAAGACCAAGTTCAATAAAAGAAAAGATGTTATTATCTCACCTATTacaattttctaaaaaaaaaaaggtcgAACGAAAGGAGCATAAAGAAGTTCGAAGAATGCTGCTTAAAAGTTTGACCACCCAAAATACATTAAGCCACACACACACATTGCCAAACTCGATAACAATGAACTAGAAGATCAAGAAACAGAGAATGCCACCAAAGTGTTGCTCTCTTCAAGATTTGGAAAGTGGGGATAAATCCAATTTAAGGGGCCATTCATTAGATTTGAGGCCGAAgctcaaatattttgaaaattccTGCTTTAAAAAACGACTTCAAGATCCCAAACATTAAAAAATTTGAGTAACTGGAAGATCCCGCAATCCGTTCATAAGGTAGATACGCGTAAAAAGGGAGAAAAGGGTACGGGGAAATCAAAGCCAAACAGAATCAGGATCTCCTCATTAGAAACCAAACTAGGAACAACAAAGTTCGCAAATTTTCCTCAGAATGTCAATTTTGCCTCATTTTAGCATCCAACAGCAGAAAAATGAGAGCAAAATCAAGAACAAGTTCAAATGGCTTTACCCGTAGTATAAAATACCAGTTCACTCgaagaaaaagaaacaaaatctATAAAATACCTTAGCAAGAGAGGAAGAGGAGCAGGGTTTGCTAGCTGTGGGCTTCGGAATTTGAGTGTCAGCATTTAAACTTAAAACCCTActattttcaaatattattatattaaatacaatatataaatcATTTGGAAATTCTCTGCCCCCAATTTCGGTTGGGTTTAATCTAATCTAATATTTTATTAGATAAAATGTTTAGGCTATATTTTGGATTTTATTTGTAAAAAATTATCACTTAAAGATAAAAACAGATTAAAAAAGtacatataaataaatatgataaatttataaAAGCAATTATTAAAAATGGTAAGTATTCGTCTTATAGTATACTTTATGTGCATTTAATACTTACAATTggcaaaaaaaatttatgagacgatctcacaggttgtattttgtgagacatatctcttatttgggtcattcatgaaaaaatattacattttatactaagagcatttactttttattgtgaatatcagtaggattgactcgtctcacagataaagattcgtgagaccgtctcacaagggAAATCACTCCCAACCATTATACtttaagaaattaaacatatcactcaaaaataaattaatcataatgacaaaaatttgtgtgagacagtctcacgaatcgtattttgtgagacagatctcttatttgggtcatccatgaaaaaatattattttttatgctaagagtattactttttattgtgaatatcggtagagttgacccatctcacaaataaaaattcgtgagaccgtctcacgaaaaACCTAGTCTAACGTAATAATGTTGGTATTGATACAATCtctctattttttttcttaaattattaTAGAATTAAGAAATACGAGTTATGAATTGAATGTCAATTTTCACTTCTCTCGTgaaataaaaaatcaatatttttgacGTGACGGTGGTATAATGTTTAAATACACAATTTTACGTCAACATCCCCGTAGCAAAAAAGTTAAAACATACCGTACATGAAAAGTTTAACAAGACAAATGACAGATGTAAAATTTAGATAACCAGATATATACTAGCTGTGGTGCCGTTGGAATTCTGACAGGTTGATTTCTCACCACTGAAAAAATGAAAAGCTGTAATGAAATCTCATCCACACAAAACATGGAAACCCAAACATGAAAAGAATATTACAGAAAATAATGATTACCCTTCGAAGAATCAGTCATACTCCACGGAACATGCATAATTGGAAGAAGTTCTGGAAGGCTTGCAGACTGATTAAATTTTAGTATTTACTGTTCTACGGATTCTTGATCAAAGTGAGTGTGGATCGGAGATGGTGAAATGCCTTTGTGTGTCAAATTTTGCACTTTCATGTGGTTGGAAGAGAGATTTATGTCCCCCACAGAGCTTATTCAAATGGGATTTTGGCCAAAACAGAAGCCAAAAGGCTGACCCGAAATATTACGATGAAATCGATCTTCCTTTCCCAACTTCACTCGTCTCCAAAACATTCTTGAAAGGTAAATATTGCGTTCTCCCcaagtttttaaataattatgtgttCAGAGGATatctttttttttgttgatttaTGTGTCTAAACTCGTTTTTCATAATTAACCAAGGCAAGGAACTAAAATGCTGCTACAAGGCAACGATTGACGGATTCAGTGCCACTGATTTTCACAACAAATGTGACTTCAAAGGGCCTTGTGTCATCATTGCCCACACGGACAAATCCTTCAAATTTGGAGCCTTTAACCCCGAAGGCTACAGGAGCACAGATGACTACTACGACACTTTCGACGCCTTTCTCTTTTACTGGATTGAAGACCGGCTGTTCATCTTGCCTAAAGTTGGTGGTAGCGGTGCAGCCTTATTCGACTATGCACGAGGCGGTCCACAATTCGGGGCCGATGGGTTGCTCATGGGGCCACCTCTAGCTCCGGTGATGGGAGGGTTTGCCGGGCCGGATACGAACTCGGGTGTCGGGGATTTGAGGCAGGCTAAATCTAGGTTGGGGCTGTCTTATGCTAAGAGGCACGATGGGAAGGAATCATTGTTTGGTGATGAGTCTAAGGCAATTCTTCAAGAAGTATTGTTGTTTTGTAGCCCTCAAATTGCCAGTTTGTACTGACATGGTACTttatcataatattttttatatgacATTATACATTTTAAGTAAGTTTttttgagatcgtctcacacaagtttttgtcttatatTTTCActaattaatcatttaaaatattataattgtttgtttaatattaatcatttaaaaatatcaaataatTGTTTGTTTAATAGAATGTATATTCAACATAGgatactagaagactttgatatCTTATCTTTTTAAAGTTCACATTAAACATGAAATAAAcggagtaggtttcttgtgagaatgtctcacgaatctttatcagtgagacatgtcaaccataccgatattcacaataaaaagtaatacttttaacataaaaagtaatattttttcatggatgaatccatctcacaaaatacgacatgtgaatcgtgtcacacaaatttttgtcaattaAACGTTATTCATGAAACGAACtccaaatttaaaaaatagacACGGAAGAAAGTAAAGGGGGTGGGCAGCATTGGTTTAGCATTAAGAAACTTCTAAAATAGTAAATTGTCGGATGGATTGGGTCTTATAGTGCAGCCCACTTGCCTTGCCCAACATGCTCTGAGAACTTGGGCTTCTTGGCCCATTAAAGATAGAAAAAATCGACCTACCCGAAAGTCATGCTTACATCTTACAACTATCAAAGCGCACGACAAACTTCAATGCCTGGTTCAATTCAAAACTAGCTAAAAATCTAGATATGTTCATTTTCTTTGCTATATACATACTtaaaataatatagtatagattataaatttattttcatgttaCACCTTGGTGTACCACGTCTCAATGGAATCCTCGAGAACTAAAATgggtattatttttattttattttattttattttttcgaaCCGAaggaattttaaaataaatgagaCAATTGTTGAGTATGCAAATGGATAACATACACAATAAGATTATATGTATAAAATATACAGACGTAGCCATCGCATTAATAGAATGGACCAATAATGTATAAACAAGAGTGGATATTGACCCCCTCACACTACGTGTTGGCACTTTTAATGGTGTGTAAGCAAAGGCAGGATAGGCATTGACCAAGTATGAGAGAAAGATATGGATCGATGGGTGGGAACAAATGTTACAAATTATCGAGATACATCACTAAAGGGTTTGATTGAATGATAAGTATTCGATTGTGTTGGAGGCGATTACGCCCTAGTACAGTTATATTTATAGAGGAGGTTGTTGATATCTGAGAAATATATAGATCATCTTATAGCTCAAGTCGATATAAGAATCAGTTCAAGTCTCAGTCATTAGAACTTCAAAAACCGAAGAGGATAATCAAACTGTTATAAGATTGAATGAGATCAGAGATCCTATTCATGGTCTAACATAACGATCATTGCCCGAGCACTCCGAGGCAAATTCCAATCCTGGGCCCATAAGTATGAG containing:
- the LOC140808086 gene encoding uncharacterized protein isoform X1; protein product: MHAIKGGWVGQAFALATSNDSGRKKSRIRRSKEERKDMVESYIKKYQKSNNGNFPSLNLTHKEVGGSFYTVREIVREIIQENRVLAPPKVLVDDYDYSVFIEQHPLGSLSIEPKTDSSVFANAVNGSEPCEKNQEFDSVVIDAVPVHHQAYSEESTLPSGHKIGGPGSQRHGSEQYVNSDDEGVNGEKFKEFRQRTYTESVVMSIPDGQKERDKVETYQVITSHKRSNVVVETFPLRPIFPTIHDMDVETWQDKEIQQEKLQSMESSNSLVIENDMKKNQDLELEQNHVYGEEKVELNLQIPSLEGPNSSEVGTGGLNVVEVKNVESKGSMPDGTKDVDSTESFITKDSTSIKRKSGDCENTSLQTASDLILDRIDSETQEDESERPVRPENYDVLAFIKTFISAFLRFWTE
- the LOC140808086 gene encoding uncharacterized protein isoform X2 produces the protein MRYQKSNNGNFPSLNLTHKEVGGSFYTVREIVREIIQENRVLAPPKVLVDDYDYSVFIEQHPLGSLSIEPKTDSSVFANAVNGSEPCEKNQEFDSVVIDAVPVHHQAYSEESTLPSGHKIGGPGSQRHGSEQYVNSDDEGVNGEKFKEFRQRTYTESVVMSIPDGQKERDKVETYQVITSHKRSNVVVETFPLRPIFPTIHDMDVETWQDKEIQQEKLQSMESSNSLVIENDMKKNQDLELEQNHVYGEEKVELNLQIPSLEGPNSSEVGTGGLNVVEVKNVESKGSMPDGTKDVDSTESFITKDSTSIKRKSGDCENTSLQTASDLILDRIDSETQEDESERPVRPENYDVLAFIKTFISAFLRFWTE
- the LOC140807412 gene encoding uncharacterized protein; protein product: MVKCLCVSNFALSCGWKRDLCPPQSLFKWDFGQNRSQKADPKYYDEIDLPFPTSLVSKTFLKGKELKCCYKATIDGFSATDFHNKCDFKGPCVIIAHTDKSFKFGAFNPEGYRSTDDYYDTFDAFLFYWIEDRLFILPKVGGSGAALFDYARGGPQFGADGLLMGPPLAPVMGGFAGPDTNSGVGDLRQAKSRLGLSYAKRHDGKESLFGDESKAILQEVLLFCSPQIASLY